One genomic window of Maribacter aquivivus includes the following:
- a CDS encoding efflux RND transporter periplasmic adaptor subunit — protein sequence MRKIIFTVLGILLVVVSFFLAGAIIDSKKTFKPKSEKVVKTVFTEVVKNGTVPIVVSANGNLTAKQRVELYAEVQGVFKKGSKLFKEGQAFRKGETIISIDANEYAASVQSAKSNLFNQLTAVMPDLRLDYPDIYSKWQDYLSNFDMSKTTPPLPELATEKEKFFISGRGILTSFYNVKNLEQRLSKYRIVAPFSGILTETLVTEGTLVRSGQKLGEFINTEVYELEVAISKRYTDLLKVGESVELTNLDDNSTYKGKVTRISGSIDQLTQTVNAYIEVDDKNLREGMYLEADLDAKKEENAIQVDRGLLLEGNKIFIVRDSVLDKIDVNPVYFSDKSVVLKDVPDGITIVSKPISGAFTGMAVKIYSEQPENIKE from the coding sequence ATGCGAAAAATTATTTTTACCGTTCTAGGTATTTTACTAGTTGTAGTATCCTTTTTTCTAGCAGGAGCTATTATTGATAGTAAGAAAACTTTCAAGCCGAAATCTGAGAAAGTAGTGAAAACTGTTTTTACAGAGGTAGTAAAAAATGGCACGGTACCAATTGTAGTATCTGCAAATGGTAATCTGACGGCTAAGCAACGTGTAGAGTTATATGCTGAGGTGCAGGGTGTATTTAAAAAAGGTAGTAAGCTATTTAAAGAAGGGCAAGCTTTTCGTAAAGGTGAGACCATCATAAGTATCGATGCAAATGAATATGCAGCAAGTGTACAGTCTGCAAAGAGTAATCTTTTCAATCAATTAACGGCAGTAATGCCCGATTTACGATTAGACTATCCAGATATATATTCTAAGTGGCAAGATTACCTTTCAAATTTCGATATGTCTAAAACCACTCCACCGCTTCCAGAATTGGCTACGGAGAAAGAAAAGTTTTTCATATCAGGTAGAGGTATTTTAACCAGCTTTTATAATGTTAAAAATTTAGAGCAACGGTTATCTAAATACCGTATAGTGGCTCCGTTCTCAGGGATTCTTACAGAGACTTTGGTAACAGAGGGTACTTTAGTTAGATCAGGTCAGAAATTAGGAGAATTCATTAACACTGAAGTTTACGAACTTGAAGTTGCTATTAGCAAGCGCTATACCGATCTATTAAAAGTAGGGGAGTCTGTTGAACTTACCAACTTAGATGATAATAGTACATATAAAGGCAAGGTGACTAGAATTAGTGGTAGTATTGATCAGCTTACCCAAACGGTAAATGCATATATAGAAGTTGACGATAAGAATTTAAGAGAAGGTATGTATCTAGAGGCAGATTTAGATGCTAAGAAAGAAGAAAATGCTATTCAGGTAGATAGAGGGTTGTTGTTGGAAGGTAACAAGATATTTATTGTACGCGACTCGGTACTTGATAAGATAGATGTTAACCCTGTTTATTTTTCAGATAAGAGTGTGGTGCTTAAAGACGTACCTGATGGCATTACAATAGTGTCTAAGCCTATTAGTGGAGCCTTTACAGGTATGGCTGTAAAAATTTACTCAGAACAACCAGAAAATATAAAAGAATAA
- a CDS encoding leucine-rich repeat domain-containing protein has product MKNVLTNTCLILLLTCSFVVNAQIPKSEKQYLLDLNKSTIGNQWQNKWDVKADPSTWYGIEINDGHVTALKLYRNNLTGTIPEGISALSHLQTLNLAFNVIEGSLPEDIFKLEKLTSMRLEMNKLTGSLPQDYSKMTQLEELSMFNNLLQGAIPNGIGELSSLKSLNLSSNYLEGSLPKSIEKLSKLERLELFGNKLAGAIEVDLGRLVNLKELILSYNQFEGDLPTGMATLSNLEFVQLQGNDFRSLNSLLRMQSSKLAVFDSDDEFLNMKFGTTEASRTRIVDTKYEDVKRN; this is encoded by the coding sequence ATGAAAAATGTTCTAACCAATACCTGCTTAATTCTTTTGCTGACCTGCAGCTTTGTGGTCAACGCACAAATACCTAAAAGCGAAAAACAATACCTCTTAGATCTTAATAAAAGTACCATTGGTAATCAATGGCAAAATAAATGGGATGTGAAAGCAGACCCGTCAACCTGGTACGGTATAGAGATCAATGATGGTCACGTAACAGCATTAAAGCTATATCGTAATAATCTTACAGGAACTATTCCTGAAGGAATTTCGGCCCTATCTCATTTACAGACATTAAATCTTGCATTTAATGTAATCGAAGGTAGTTTGCCAGAAGATATATTTAAATTAGAAAAGTTGACATCTATGCGTTTAGAGATGAATAAACTAACAGGTAGTTTACCTCAAGATTATTCAAAAATGACGCAGTTAGAAGAGCTGTCAATGTTCAATAATTTATTACAAGGTGCAATTCCTAATGGTATTGGAGAGCTATCAAGTTTAAAATCTTTAAACCTCTCAAGTAACTATTTAGAGGGAAGCCTACCTAAGTCAATTGAAAAATTAAGTAAGTTAGAAAGGTTAGAGCTTTTCGGTAATAAACTTGCAGGTGCTATAGAAGTAGATCTAGGGCGTTTGGTAAATTTAAAAGAATTGATTCTTTCATATAACCAGTTTGAAGGTGATTTGCCAACGGGTATGGCAACCTTAAGTAATTTAGAGTTTGTACAATTACAGGGTAACGATTTTAGATCTTTAAATTCACTGTTAAGAATGCAAAGTTCTAAACTCGCAGTTTTTGATAGTGACGATGAATTTTTAAATATGAAATTTGGAACAACAGAAGCTAGTAGAACCCGTATTGTAGACACAAAATACGAAGATGTAAAGCGAAACTAA
- a CDS encoding leucine-rich repeat domain-containing protein, which yields MKKLYYLSFSLLFLTTVCFAEVSQKEKKALIDIYETANGTHWVKKWDLKTPVSQWHGITVENDKVVEINLFHNNLMGAISSQIGNLENLKVLNLAFNSLTGSLPAEIANLSNLKVLKLEMNRLNGELPEGIGSLIQLEELSAFNNFFTGEIPATLGNLTALKVLNLSSNEFYGDIPNSLGALSQLETLGLFENRLEGAIPRDMGKLSKLKELVLANNRFIGDIPSEFADLASLEVFQIQNNNFSSFKALEFLETKEYLVFDYDKDDRKLEFKDINFSKTRMADTKFEDIEE from the coding sequence ATGAAAAAATTATACTATTTAAGTTTCAGTCTATTATTTCTGACAACTGTTTGTTTTGCGGAAGTCTCTCAAAAGGAGAAGAAAGCGTTAATTGATATTTATGAAACCGCCAATGGTACTCATTGGGTAAAAAAATGGGATTTAAAGACTCCTGTTTCTCAGTGGCACGGTATTACGGTAGAAAATGATAAAGTAGTAGAAATTAATTTATTCCATAATAATCTTATGGGCGCAATTTCTTCGCAAATAGGAAATTTAGAAAACCTTAAAGTATTAAATCTTGCATTCAATTCATTAACAGGTTCTTTACCTGCAGAAATAGCAAACCTATCTAATTTAAAAGTTTTAAAATTAGAGATGAATAGGCTTAATGGTGAATTGCCAGAAGGTATTGGTAGTTTAATACAATTAGAAGAGCTTTCAGCTTTCAATAATTTTTTCACAGGTGAAATTCCAGCTACGTTAGGTAACCTTACGGCTTTAAAAGTACTGAACCTTTCAAGTAATGAGTTTTATGGTGACATACCTAATTCGTTAGGTGCACTATCTCAATTAGAAACTTTAGGGCTATTTGAAAATAGATTAGAAGGTGCTATACCAAGAGATATGGGTAAGTTAAGCAAGTTGAAAGAATTGGTTTTGGCAAATAATAGATTTATAGGTGATATACCTAGTGAGTTTGCTGATTTGGCAAGTTTAGAAGTATTTCAAATTCAGAATAATAATTTCAGTTCTTTTAAAGCTTTAGAGTTTTTAGAAACGAAAGAGTATTTGGTTTTTGATTATGATAAAGATGATAGAAAATTAGAGTTTAAAGATATCAACTTCAGTAAAACCAGAATGGCAGATACGAAGTTTGAAGATATAGAAGAGTAA
- a CDS encoding ABC-F family ATP-binding cassette domain-containing protein: protein MLNVHNLSVSFGGEYLFEEISFRLNGGNRAGLVGKNGAGKSTLLKLLNKDMALDTGVIAIEKDIKIGFLRQDIDFVEGRSVLEEAYQAFEEIKALELKLDEINHQLAERTDYESDIYSQLIVDLSDITHHYEILGGYNYQGETEKILQGLGFRREDFDKKTETFSGGWRMRIELAKLLLQTNDVLLLDEPTNHLDIESIIWFEQFLNSYTGAVVIVSHDKMFLDNVTNRTIEISLGRIYDYNKPYTEYLVLRNEIKQQQVNAQKNQEKEIQQAERLIEKFRAKSTKASMAQSLIKKLDKIERIEVDEDDNSVMSLRFPISVTPGKVVVEIENLSKAYGDNLVLNDINLLIERDSKTAFVGQNGQGKSTLAKIIVGELEHDGHLKLGHNVQIGYFAQNQAEYLDGNKTILDTMIDAANEKNRSKVRDILGSFLFRGDEVDKYVKVLSGGERNRLALAKMLLQPFNVLVMDEPTNHLDIKSKNVLKQACMNFEGTLILVSHDRDFLQGLTNKVYEFKDQKIREYLGDVDFYLEQRKVENFRAIEKKSAVVVEKTKSKPSNSFQDQKKLKSLKNQLSSVESKIGSLEKEIKDIDHKLLVDYDTTIAKPDFFEGYQAKKKKLETLMQNWETLTIDIDELI from the coding sequence ATGTTAAACGTTCACAACCTATCAGTCTCTTTTGGAGGAGAATATTTATTTGAAGAAATATCATTTCGCTTAAATGGAGGAAATAGAGCAGGGCTAGTAGGTAAAAACGGCGCAGGTAAGTCAACCTTGTTGAAATTGCTTAACAAGGATATGGCTTTAGATACCGGTGTTATTGCAATAGAAAAAGATATTAAAATTGGTTTTCTTAGACAAGATATAGATTTTGTAGAAGGTCGATCAGTTTTAGAAGAGGCATACCAGGCTTTTGAAGAGATAAAAGCTTTAGAGCTGAAGTTAGATGAGATTAATCATCAATTAGCAGAACGAACCGATTATGAATCTGATATATACAGTCAGTTAATTGTAGATCTAAGTGATATTACCCACCACTATGAAATTTTAGGGGGTTATAATTACCAAGGCGAGACAGAAAAAATACTACAAGGTTTAGGTTTTAGAAGAGAAGATTTTGATAAGAAGACCGAAACCTTTTCTGGTGGTTGGCGTATGCGTATAGAGCTTGCAAAATTATTATTGCAAACTAATGATGTCTTGTTATTAGATGAGCCTACCAACCACTTGGATATTGAATCTATTATATGGTTTGAGCAATTTTTGAACAGTTATACCGGTGCGGTGGTTATTGTATCTCACGATAAAATGTTCTTGGATAATGTTACCAACAGAACTATTGAAATTTCGTTAGGTCGTATTTATGATTATAATAAACCGTATACCGAATACCTGGTATTGAGAAATGAGATAAAGCAGCAGCAGGTAAACGCTCAAAAGAACCAAGAAAAAGAAATTCAACAAGCAGAAAGATTAATTGAAAAGTTTAGGGCGAAATCGACCAAAGCTTCAATGGCGCAATCTTTAATTAAGAAATTAGACAAAATAGAGCGTATAGAGGTCGATGAAGATGATAATAGTGTAATGAGTCTTCGTTTTCCAATTTCTGTTACTCCTGGTAAAGTGGTTGTAGAGATAGAAAACCTATCAAAAGCTTATGGTGATAATTTAGTATTGAACGATATCAACCTGCTTATTGAGCGCGATAGTAAAACTGCCTTTGTTGGGCAGAACGGACAAGGAAAATCTACTCTGGCAAAAATCATTGTAGGTGAGCTTGAACATGACGGTCACCTAAAACTGGGGCATAATGTACAGATAGGGTATTTTGCTCAAAACCAGGCGGAGTATCTTGATGGTAATAAGACCATTTTAGATACGATGATCGATGCAGCGAACGAAAAGAATAGAAGTAAGGTAAGAGATATTTTAGGTTCATTTTTGTTTAGAGGTGATGAAGTAGATAAGTATGTAAAAGTACTATCGGGTGGTGAGCGTAACCGTTTAGCTTTAGCAAAAATGTTATTGCAGCCTTTTAATGTATTGGTGATGGATGAGCCTACCAACCACTTAGATATTAAATCAAAGAATGTACTTAAGCAAGCATGTATGAACTTTGAAGGTACTTTGATATTGGTTTCTCACGATAGAGATTTTCTACAAGGTCTTACCAATAAGGTATATGAATTTAAAGATCAAAAAATTAGGGAATATTTAGGTGATGTAGATTTTTACCTAGAACAACGTAAAGTAGAAAACTTTAGAGCTATTGAGAAGAAGTCGGCAGTTGTTGTAGAAAAGACAAAATCTAAACCATCAAATTCATTTCAAGATCAGAAGAAACTAAAAAGTTTAAAAAATCAGTTAAGCTCAGTAGAGAGTAAGATTGGTTCGCTTGAAAAAGAGATTAAAGATATCGACCATAAGCTGTTGGTAGACTACGATACCACTATTGCCAAGCCTGACTTTTTCGAAGGTTACCAAGCGAAAAAGAAAAAATTGGAAACACTAATGCAGAACTGGGAAACTCTTACAATTGATATTGATGAGTTAATTTAG
- a CDS encoding DUF983 domain-containing protein, protein MLKKGNKLYSILTGSCPRCHEESMYLDKNPYHMGKIFKMHEKCSHCDLKYKIEPSFFYGAMYVSYGVGIAFAVAAFVIAYLFLGAGLIEAFIAIIITLIVFMPVIMRVSRNIWINIFIKYDANATSKSLNS, encoded by the coding sequence ATGTTAAAAAAAGGAAACAAACTCTACAGTATTTTAACAGGAAGTTGCCCTAGATGTCATGAAGAAAGTATGTATTTGGACAAAAACCCGTACCATATGGGTAAAATCTTTAAAATGCATGAAAAATGTAGCCATTGTGATTTAAAATATAAAATAGAACCTTCGTTTTTTTACGGGGCTATGTATGTGAGTTATGGAGTAGGTATTGCCTTTGCCGTGGCGGCATTTGTTATCGCCTATCTTTTTCTAGGCGCTGGCTTGATAGAAGCGTTTATTGCTATAATTATTACCCTTATTGTATTTATGCCGGTAATAATGAGGGTATCTCGTAATATATGGATCAATATATTCATCAAGTATGATGCTAACGCTACCTCAAAAAGTCTTAATTCGTAG
- a CDS encoding NAD(P)/FAD-dependent oxidoreductase encodes MVDYMVVGLGLAGVAFCETLRKNNKTFVVFNDQSQTSSRVAGGLYNPVILKRFTLSWRADEQLPIATDFYTQLEKFLNVKFDEKLNVLRKFASIEEQNLWFEAADKEKLKPYLDSKLVSNENASLKAQHQFGKVLETGKLNTKLLFNSYANWLKKENKLFSDTFDYNQLKIEQEAVGYQDIKAKNIVFTEGYGMMQNPYFNHLPMQGSKGEYIVIKAKELKEIQIIKSSIFLIPLGDDLYKVGATYNRDQKDNLTTLEAKNELTNKLDSLLGCAYEIVDHEAGMRPTVQDRRPLVGRHPKYNNLWLLNGFGSHGITIAPWAAKSLYERIEHQIPLLEEMNIERFATN; translated from the coding sequence ATGGTAGATTATATGGTAGTAGGACTAGGGTTGGCGGGTGTCGCATTTTGCGAAACTCTACGTAAAAACAACAAAACGTTTGTGGTTTTTAATGATCAATCTCAAACATCTTCTCGTGTGGCAGGCGGTTTGTATAATCCTGTTATCTTAAAGCGATTTACCCTCTCTTGGCGAGCAGATGAGCAGCTACCTATAGCAACTGATTTTTATACGCAATTAGAGAAATTTTTAAATGTTAAGTTTGATGAAAAGCTCAATGTTCTGCGAAAATTTGCATCTATAGAAGAGCAAAACCTTTGGTTTGAAGCTGCCGATAAAGAAAAACTAAAGCCATATCTAGATTCAAAATTGGTAAGTAATGAGAATGCCTCGCTCAAAGCACAGCATCAATTTGGAAAAGTATTGGAAACAGGTAAGTTAAATACCAAATTGCTTTTTAATAGCTACGCGAACTGGCTAAAAAAAGAAAACAAGTTATTTTCAGATACATTTGATTATAATCAACTTAAAATTGAGCAAGAAGCTGTTGGTTATCAAGATATAAAAGCAAAGAACATAGTCTTTACTGAAGGTTATGGTATGATGCAGAATCCGTATTTCAACCATTTACCAATGCAAGGGTCAAAAGGTGAATACATTGTCATAAAGGCTAAAGAATTAAAAGAAATTCAAATAATTAAATCATCCATATTTTTAATTCCACTTGGCGATGATTTGTACAAAGTTGGAGCAACGTATAATAGAGATCAGAAAGACAATTTAACAACTTTAGAGGCTAAAAATGAGCTTACCAATAAATTAGATAGCCTATTAGGTTGCGCTTATGAGATAGTTGACCACGAAGCAGGTATGCGCCCTACAGTACAAGATAGAAGACCTTTGGTGGGTAGGCATCCAAAGTATAACAACTTATGGCTGTTAAATGGTTTTGGGTCTCATGGTATAACCATCGCACCTTGGGCGGCTAAATCTCTTTACGAGCGTATAGAACATCAAATTCCTTTATTGGAAGAAATGAATATAGAGCGTTTTGCTACGAATTAA
- the porN gene encoding type IX secretion system ring subunit PorN/GldN produces MNWKNVLVMGAVTMLPLSMMAQANVLNAKKPDEVGIRTEAQKAVDNDAPLEYGYVDDRDILWSKTLWESIDLDERVNFPLYYPTDTMDIGPDRRSLYHVLVKNLKSGKLETYTDSYFTQKRTFGDLKDALQMVDTLDYGYEQMNAGESVSEEYITRRTISAADIEEYHVKGIWYFDKRQGELKYRLLGIAPVAPDVNFMDDDNPDMVELFWVWYPDAREMLHEAKVFNSQNSAQPISFDMLLNARRFDAVIYKEDNVQGDRKVDDYISDNALFQLLEAKRIKETIRDKEQDMWAY; encoded by the coding sequence AGCAAATGTATTGAATGCAAAGAAACCAGATGAGGTTGGTATTCGTACAGAAGCACAGAAAGCTGTCGATAACGATGCTCCATTAGAATATGGTTATGTAGATGATAGGGATATCCTTTGGTCTAAAACGTTATGGGAATCCATAGATTTAGATGAGAGAGTTAATTTCCCATTATATTATCCAACAGATACTATGGATATTGGCCCAGATAGAAGGTCTTTATACCACGTTCTAGTTAAAAATTTAAAAAGTGGAAAATTAGAAACTTACACAGATTCTTATTTTACACAAAAAAGAACTTTTGGCGATTTAAAAGATGCCTTGCAAATGGTTGATACTCTTGATTATGGGTATGAGCAAATGAATGCAGGCGAATCTGTTTCAGAAGAATATATTACTCGTAGAACTATTTCTGCAGCTGATATTGAAGAATACCACGTTAAAGGAATATGGTATTTTGATAAGAGACAGGGAGAATTAAAATACCGTCTTTTAGGTATTGCTCCAGTAGCGCCAGATGTAAACTTTATGGATGATGACAATCCAGATATGGTAGAGCTTTTTTGGGTATGGTATCCAGATGCTCGTGAAATGTTGCACGAAGCTAAAGTTTTCAACTCACAGAATTCAGCTCAGCCTATCTCATTTGATATGTTGTTAAATGCAAGAAGATTCGATGCCGTTATTTACAAAGAAGATAACGTACAAGGCGATAGAAAAGTAGATGATTACATTTCTGATAATGCTTTGTTCCAATTATTGGAAGCAAAACGAATTAAAGAAACAATTAGAGATAAGGAACAAGACATGTGGGCTTACTAA